In the Chlorobium limicola DSM 245 genome, one interval contains:
- a CDS encoding ATP-dependent helicase, which translates to MTDFLRDLNDVQRSAVTATEGPVMVLAGAGSGKTRVITYRIAHLIRNNGVTPYNILALTFTNKAAGEMRHRIDKLLQSGSASGLWIGTFHSVFARLLRSYIHLIGYDRNFSIFDSDDSKSLIRQSMNELGITHDSLPVNAVQSIISKAKNSFILPSEFQSRPGDYNQQKAAKVYELYTRKLRENNALDFDDLLIKPLELFRAHEAVLGELQETFRYILIDEYQDTNRAQYLAAKMLGAKHRNIFVVGDDAQSIYSWRGADITNILNFQDDYQDSQTFKLVENYRSTGTILQAANSVIRNNHRQIKKDLISNRSAGEPVTLIEAYNERQEGEKVVEHIRSMRQKDGHDYSGFAVFYRTNAQSRVLEDVMRQNRIPYRIFGSVSFYKRKEIKDAVAYLRFIVNERDNESLLRIINFPPRKIGDVSIAKLKEYAVLQDVSLYDAIRNAAEGGFQQRLVNALESFSSVIEQLRELSEYGSVYDVLSELYSLTAIPAQLQAENTAESLARYDNLQELLSMARDFSDHNPDSSSLGDFLENISLASDYDETRESDNYVSLMTVHASKGLEFPVVFITGMEERLFPLSTYEQDELEEERRLFYVAMTRAQEKIFLSWARSRYQYGQPQQCLRSMFVTEIDASIVRTESGELLSVRGSSERASSAGSSPARGVQPRVPSPQNGIQAPRQESKPASKGFRAGAMVHHALFGPGMILEVHGSGSGQKVKIRFRTAGDKTLMVQYANLRIVS; encoded by the coding sequence TTGACTGATTTTTTACGTGATCTTAACGATGTTCAGCGCAGTGCGGTAACCGCGACGGAAGGGCCGGTGATGGTGCTTGCAGGAGCGGGTTCAGGAAAAACAAGGGTGATTACCTATCGCATTGCCCATCTCATCAGGAATAACGGAGTCACTCCATATAATATTCTCGCCCTGACCTTTACGAACAAGGCAGCAGGGGAGATGCGCCATCGCATCGATAAGCTGCTGCAGAGCGGCAGCGCCTCGGGCCTCTGGATAGGAACCTTCCACTCGGTTTTCGCCCGGTTGCTGCGCAGCTATATCCACCTGATCGGCTACGACAGGAATTTCTCGATTTTCGATTCCGACGACAGTAAAAGCCTGATCCGTCAGTCGATGAACGAACTGGGCATCACGCATGATTCGCTGCCGGTCAATGCCGTGCAGTCGATTATCAGCAAGGCGAAAAACAGCTTTATTCTTCCTTCGGAGTTTCAGAGCAGGCCGGGCGATTACAACCAGCAGAAAGCGGCAAAGGTTTACGAGCTCTATACCAGAAAACTGCGCGAGAACAATGCGCTTGATTTCGACGATCTGCTCATCAAGCCGCTCGAGCTGTTCAGGGCTCATGAAGCCGTTCTCGGGGAGTTGCAGGAGACATTCCGATACATTCTCATCGACGAATATCAGGATACCAACCGTGCGCAGTACCTCGCAGCAAAAATGCTCGGGGCGAAGCACCGAAATATTTTTGTCGTAGGCGATGACGCACAGTCCATCTATTCATGGCGAGGCGCCGACATTACCAATATCCTGAATTTTCAGGACGACTATCAGGACTCCCAGACCTTCAAGCTGGTGGAAAATTATCGGAGTACCGGAACGATTCTCCAGGCGGCCAACAGCGTTATCCGTAACAATCACCGCCAGATCAAGAAGGATCTCATATCCAATCGCAGCGCCGGCGAACCGGTTACCCTGATCGAAGCATACAACGAGCGGCAGGAGGGGGAAAAGGTTGTGGAGCATATCCGGTCGATGCGTCAGAAGGATGGTCATGATTATTCGGGGTTTGCCGTCTTTTACCGAACAAACGCCCAGTCGAGGGTGCTGGAGGATGTGATGCGTCAGAACCGGATTCCCTACAGGATTTTCGGGAGCGTCTCTTTCTACAAGCGCAAGGAGATCAAGGACGCGGTTGCGTACCTTCGTTTCATTGTCAATGAACGCGATAACGAATCCCTGCTGAGAATCATTAATTTTCCTCCGAGAAAAATCGGAGACGTCAGTATCGCCAAACTGAAAGAGTATGCCGTTCTTCAGGACGTCTCGCTTTACGATGCCATCCGCAACGCCGCCGAGGGGGGATTTCAGCAGCGTCTGGTGAACGCTCTGGAGAGTTTCAGCAGCGTGATCGAGCAGCTCAGGGAGCTGTCGGAGTACGGCAGCGTGTACGACGTGCTCAGCGAACTCTACAGCCTGACGGCAATTCCTGCGCAGCTTCAGGCCGAGAATACCGCCGAGTCGCTCGCGCGATACGACAATCTTCAGGAACTGCTCTCGATGGCCAGGGATTTTTCCGATCACAATCCCGACTCCAGTTCTCTTGGCGATTTTCTTGAGAATATATCCCTCGCCTCGGATTACGACGAGACCAGGGAGTCGGATAATTACGTGTCGCTGATGACCGTGCACGCCTCCAAAGGCCTGGAGTTTCCGGTTGTCTTCATTACCGGTATGGAAGAACGGCTTTTTCCGCTCAGCACCTACGAACAGGATGAGCTGGAGGAGGAGCGGCGGCTTTTTTATGTTGCCATGACCAGAGCCCAGGAAAAAATATTCCTTTCATGGGCGCGTTCGCGTTATCAGTACGGTCAGCCCCAGCAGTGTTTGCGTTCGATGTTCGTAACGGAAATAGATGCTTCGATTGTACGCACAGAAAGCGGCGAGCTGCTTTCCGTTCGAGGTTCGTCAGAGAGAGCCTCTTCTGCCGGAAGCTCGCCTGCAAGAGGGGTTCAGCCGAGGGTGCCGTCTCCGCAGAACGGTATTCAGGCGCCCCGCCAGGAGAGCAAACCGGCATCGAAAGGGTTCCGGGCGGGCGCTATGGTTCACCATGCATTGTTTGGCCCGGGCATGATTCTGGAAGTTCATGGATCCGGATCGGGGCAGAAAGTGAAAATAAGGTTCAGAACGGCAGGAGACAAAACGCTCATGGTGCAGTATGCCAATCTCAGGATTGTGAGTTAG
- a CDS encoding MJ1255/VC2487 family glycosyltransferase, with product MKILFGVQGTGNGHISRSRELVRKLKENGHDVAVIISGRKEEELKEIGIFEPYRVMKGLTLVTYKGRMNYMETMFQLDLARLMSDVLMLDTSGIDLIITDFEPITSMAARIKNIPCMGFGHQYAFRYNIPFARGSIFEKYTLLNFAPARYNAGLHWSHFNQPIFPPVIPEMLYVSQKREVDSRKLLVYLPFEEVEDVAAFVRPFGNYQFCIYGKVKENLDEGHLHFRSYSREGFLNDLTECNGVVCNAGFELPGEALHLGKKLLLRPLDGQIEQESNALAMEELQYGMAMHSLDPDLLASWLELPGREPLNYSRTVDFIAEWIGSGDWEGLSRYTEAAWKATF from the coding sequence ATGAAAATCCTTTTCGGGGTCCAGGGTACGGGAAACGGACATATCAGCCGCAGCCGGGAGCTGGTAAGAAAGCTCAAGGAGAACGGCCATGATGTTGCGGTGATTATCAGCGGAAGAAAAGAAGAGGAACTGAAGGAGATCGGTATCTTCGAGCCGTATCGGGTTATGAAAGGACTTACGCTGGTGACCTACAAGGGCAGGATGAATTACATGGAAACCATGTTTCAGCTCGATCTTGCACGTCTTATGAGTGATGTTCTGATGCTCGATACGTCGGGTATAGACCTCATTATTACCGATTTTGAACCGATCACCTCGATGGCGGCCCGGATAAAGAATATTCCCTGTATGGGGTTCGGCCACCAGTATGCGTTTCGTTACAACATACCGTTTGCGCGCGGCAGCATTTTCGAAAAGTACACGCTTCTGAACTTCGCTCCGGCCAGATATAACGCGGGATTGCACTGGAGCCATTTCAACCAGCCGATCTTTCCTCCGGTTATTCCTGAAATGCTGTATGTTTCACAAAAACGTGAGGTTGACAGCCGCAAGCTTCTCGTCTATCTTCCGTTTGAAGAGGTAGAGGATGTCGCTGCCTTTGTAAGGCCTTTCGGAAATTATCAGTTCTGCATTTATGGCAAGGTGAAAGAAAATCTTGACGAAGGTCACCTGCATTTCAGGAGTTATTCGCGCGAGGGCTTTCTGAATGATCTGACGGAGTGTAACGGCGTGGTCTGCAATGCAGGGTTCGAACTGCCGGGCGAAGCGCTGCATCTTGGCAAGAAACTGCTTCTCCGCCCTCTTGACGGACAGATCGAGCAGGAATCCAACGCGCTTGCCATGGAGGAGCTGCAGTATGGCATGGCCATGCATTCGCTCGACCCCGACCTTCTCGCCAGCTGGCTTGAACTGCCAGGGCGCGAGCCGCTGAACTACTCCCGTACGGTTGATTTCATTGCCGAATGGATCGGAAGCGGAGACTGGGAGGGGCTTTCCCGATACACGGAAGCCGCTTGGAAGGCAACATTCTGA
- a CDS encoding nitroreductase family protein has product MKFRDIVTRSRSYRRFDTSCRLEDGQLADLVELACYVPSSRNLQPLKYVAVSNSETCAEVFGCLSWAGYLADWHGPAGHERPAAYLVMLCDLEIASGAACDTGIAAQTILLGATSMGLGGCIVASVERDRLRSVLGIPDRYAIEFVLALGKPVETVVIDQMREEGDVRYYRDAHGVHHVPKRTIEEVLLQFR; this is encoded by the coding sequence ATGAAATTCAGGGATATCGTAACCCGCAGCCGGAGTTACCGGCGTTTCGATACATCCTGCCGGCTTGAGGACGGGCAGCTTGCCGATCTGGTGGAGCTTGCCTGTTATGTGCCGTCGTCAAGAAACCTGCAGCCGCTCAAATATGTCGCCGTCTCGAATTCCGAAACGTGCGCGGAAGTTTTCGGATGCCTCTCATGGGCCGGTTATCTTGCCGACTGGCATGGCCCTGCCGGGCACGAGCGTCCTGCGGCATATCTTGTCATGCTCTGCGACCTCGAAATTGCTTCCGGCGCGGCCTGTGACACCGGCATTGCCGCTCAGACCATTCTGCTCGGGGCAACCTCGATGGGCCTTGGCGGCTGCATTGTGGCTTCGGTCGAGCGCGACCGGCTGCGTTCTGTCCTGGGCATCCCCGACCGTTATGCAATTGAGTTTGTGCTCGCTCTGGGTAAACCCGTTGAAACGGTCGTGATCGATCAGATGCGGGAAGAGGGCGATGTGCGTTACTACAGGGACGCTCACGGCGTCCACCATGTTCCAAAGAGAACCATCGAAGAGGTTCTCCTGCAGTTCCGCTAA
- the aat gene encoding leucyl/phenylalanyl-tRNA--protein transferase — protein MIDIGELLRAYRKGYFPMSDPSDGKLYWCQPYNRAIIPMESYRPSRDVRRLLRRNDFRVRFNTDFEGVIRACAAPRPNAVETWISESIIESYLELNRLGIAHSVESWYGDELAGGLYGLAIGGAFFGESMFYRRSYASRIAFDRLVMHLRKRGYLLLDAQIMNPHLQKLGAVDIPHKAYMQMLDAALHKKIPFL, from the coding sequence ATGATCGATATCGGCGAACTGTTGAGGGCTTACAGGAAGGGATATTTTCCCATGTCCGATCCGTCGGACGGAAAGCTTTACTGGTGCCAGCCGTACAATCGGGCGATTATACCGATGGAGAGCTATCGGCCTTCACGCGATGTGCGGCGTCTTCTTCGTCGCAACGATTTCCGGGTTCGATTCAATACCGATTTTGAAGGGGTCATCCGCGCCTGTGCCGCCCCTCGACCGAATGCTGTTGAAACCTGGATTTCCGAAAGTATTATCGAGTCATATCTGGAACTGAACCGTCTCGGTATTGCGCACAGCGTCGAAAGCTGGTATGGCGACGAGCTTGCCGGAGGGCTTTACGGCCTGGCAATAGGAGGGGCCTTTTTCGGGGAGTCTATGTTTTACCGCCGTTCCTACGCTTCCCGGATCGCTTTTGACCGTCTGGTGATGCATCTTCGGAAGAGAGGCTATCTTCTGCTCGATGCACAGATCATGAATCCGCATCTGCAGAAACTCGGCGCGGTCGATATTCCCCATAAAGCATATATGCAAATGCTTGACGCTGCTCTTCATAAAAAGATTCCCTTTCTCTAA
- a CDS encoding ArsA family ATPase, with translation MLSRDLTENQSQPRVIIYSGKGGTGKTTISSSTAVALARQNKKVLIMSSDPAHSLSDVFNTQISRNEPQKIENNLYGLEVDTIYELKKNMSGFQKFVSSSYQNKGIDSGMATELTTQPGLDEIFALSRLVDEAQSGKWDALVLDTSPTGNTLRLLAYPEIIIGGNMGKQFFKLYKSMSSLARPLSGNSIPDEDFFNEINVLLKQMEDINKFILSPEVTFRLVLNPEKLSILETKRAYTFVHLYGINIDGIVINKILPTSRTVGEYFEFWSELHSKYLMEIDNSFYPTPVFRCNLQRTEPIGPDALHEISKLVFGEEVPDKIFYSGKNFWIETRKNAVTEDHREILCIKIPFLKDAEDVKVERMGTDIAVTVDRAQRVITLPRALYSLELEKYIREDNLLRVVFRELPVEKEEVELSVNKNMLDKLRSMRRLKI, from the coding sequence ATGTTGTCGAGAGACTTAACGGAAAACCAGTCTCAGCCGAGAGTCATAATCTATTCAGGAAAGGGCGGAACGGGTAAAACCACGATATCCTCTTCGACGGCAGTAGCTCTTGCCCGGCAGAACAAGAAGGTTCTCATCATGTCTTCTGATCCTGCCCATTCGCTTTCCGATGTTTTCAATACGCAGATCAGCCGTAACGAACCGCAGAAAATCGAAAACAATCTCTATGGTCTCGAGGTCGATACGATCTATGAGCTGAAAAAAAACATGTCCGGCTTCCAGAAGTTCGTTTCCTCTTCCTACCAGAACAAGGGAATCGACAGCGGCATGGCTACCGAACTTACCACGCAGCCCGGCCTCGACGAGATTTTCGCACTCAGCCGCCTGGTCGATGAGGCGCAGTCGGGCAAATGGGACGCCCTGGTGCTCGATACTTCGCCGACCGGCAACACCCTGAGACTGCTTGCCTATCCGGAAATCATCATTGGCGGTAATATGGGCAAACAGTTCTTCAAGCTTTACAAGAGCATGTCGTCACTGGCCCGTCCCCTGAGCGGCAACTCCATACCCGATGAGGACTTTTTCAACGAGATCAACGTTCTGCTCAAGCAGATGGAAGATATCAACAAGTTCATTCTCAGCCCGGAGGTTACCTTCCGTCTGGTGCTGAACCCCGAGAAGCTTTCCATTCTTGAAACAAAGCGTGCCTACACCTTCGTGCACCTTTACGGCATCAATATCGACGGTATCGTCATCAACAAAATTCTGCCGACCTCGCGTACCGTGGGAGAGTATTTTGAGTTCTGGAGCGAGCTGCACAGCAAATATCTGATGGAGATCGACAACTCCTTCTATCCTACTCCCGTGTTTCGCTGCAATTTGCAGCGGACCGAGCCGATCGGGCCTGACGCGCTCCATGAGATCAGCAAGCTGGTGTTCGGCGAGGAAGTTCCGGATAAAATTTTCTACTCCGGAAAGAATTTCTGGATCGAGACCCGCAAGAATGCCGTTACGGAAGATCATAGGGAAATTCTCTGCATCAAGATTCCGTTTCTCAAGGATGCCGAAGATGTAAAGGTCGAGCGGATGGGTACCGACATTGCCGTTACCGTTGACCGGGCCCAGAGAGTCATTACCCTTCCGCGAGCGCTGTACAGCCTTGAACTCGAAAAATATATCCGCGAGGATAACTTGCTTCGGGTTGTTTTCAGAGAGCTTCCTGTTGAAAAAGAGGAGGTGGAACTGAGTGTCAATAAAAACATGCTCGATAAACTTCGTTCAATGAGAAGACTGAAGATATAG
- a CDS encoding enoyl-ACP reductase yields the protein MSDKSHYGLLKGKKGIVFGPLDESSIGWQIALHAYQEGAEIAISNVATALRFGNIEELSSLCGNAPVIVCDASKNEDVDACFREMKEKIGSVDFIVHSIGMSQNIRKQLPYEDLNYEWFMRTLDVSGLSLHRLVAYALKNEAINDNGSVVALSYIASQRNYWTYSDMGDAKSLLESIARSFGPRLAQRGIRINTISQSPTYTKAGSGIPGFDKMYEYSDLMSPLGNASAEECAEYTMTLLSDLSRKVTMQNLFHDGGYSSMGATIPMIKLAHEVLNDSELAAKVGLDEFKPSSER from the coding sequence ATGTCCGATAAATCGCACTATGGTTTACTGAAAGGAAAAAAAGGAATTGTCTTCGGCCCGCTTGATGAAAGCAGTATCGGGTGGCAGATAGCGCTTCACGCTTACCAGGAAGGTGCCGAAATCGCCATTTCCAATGTCGCGACCGCGTTACGTTTCGGCAATATCGAAGAACTTTCGTCACTCTGCGGAAACGCTCCGGTTATCGTGTGCGACGCTTCTAAAAACGAGGACGTCGATGCCTGTTTTCGGGAGATGAAAGAGAAGATCGGTTCTGTTGATTTTATTGTGCATTCCATCGGCATGTCACAGAATATCCGCAAGCAGCTTCCGTATGAGGATCTCAACTACGAGTGGTTCATGAGAACGCTCGATGTTTCGGGACTTTCTCTGCACCGGCTGGTTGCCTATGCGCTGAAAAACGAGGCGATAAACGACAACGGAAGCGTTGTCGCGCTATCCTACATAGCATCACAGAGGAACTACTGGACATACTCGGATATGGGCGATGCCAAATCCCTGCTCGAGTCCATTGCCCGCAGTTTCGGGCCGAGGCTTGCCCAGCGGGGTATTCGCATCAACACCATATCCCAGAGCCCTACCTATACGAAAGCCGGAAGCGGTATTCCCGGTTTCGATAAAATGTATGAATACAGCGACCTCATGTCGCCGCTTGGTAATGCTTCCGCAGAGGAGTGTGCAGAGTACACCATGACCCTGCTCAGTGATCTTTCCAGAAAGGTTACCATGCAGAACCTCTTTCATGACGGCGGTTACAGCTCGATGGGAGCTACCATTCCCATGATCAAACTTGCCCATGAGGTTCTCAATGACAGCGAACTTGCCGCAAAAGTCGGCCTCGATGAATTCAAACCATCATCAGAGAGGTAA
- a CDS encoding NADP-dependent isocitrate dehydrogenase: MATTSKIIYTKIDEAPALATYSLLPVIQAFTRGTGVEVETRDISLAGRIIANFPDNLTDDQKISDQLAELGELALKPEANIIKLPNISASIPQLKAAIAELQDHGYKVPDYPEAPATDAEKEIQTRYAKVLGSAVNPVLREGNSDRRAPLSVKQFTKKHPHRMGAWSSDSMSHVAHMKDGDFYGSEKSLTVGAPTSVRIEFVDGSGNVKVLKEKTALLEGEVIDTAVMNVRSLRQFFADQIADARESGILLSLHLKATMMKVSDPVMFGHAVTVFFKDVFEKHAAVIKELGVNVNNGLGDLYAKIRNLPEEQRAGIESDIQAVYPARPALAMVDSDKGITNLHVPNDIIVDASMPVVIRDSGKMWGPDGKLHDTKAMIPDRCYATMYQAMVEDCQKNGAFDPAVIGTVPNVGLMAQKAEEYGSHDKTFMAPGNGSIRVVDASGSVLMEQKVEENDIFRMCQVKDAPIRDWVKLAVNRARATGSPAVFWLDSNRAHDREIIAKVNEYLKEHDTTGLEICILHPVEAMKFTLERFRAGNDTISVTGNVLRDYLTDLFPIIELGTSAKMLSIVPLMNGGGLFETGAGGSAPKHVQQFQKEGYLRWDSLGEFSALAASLEHLAKAFNNSKAQVLADTLDQAIGKFLDNSKSPARKVGQIDNRGSHFYLALYWAQALAAQSTDQELQARFVEVAGQLAENEEKINAELIGAQGSPVDMGGYYHPNDELTRKAMRPSATFNAIIDAL; the protein is encoded by the coding sequence ATGGCAACAACGTCTAAAATTATCTATACAAAGATCGATGAAGCGCCCGCTTTGGCGACCTATTCCCTTCTGCCGGTTATTCAGGCATTCACCAGGGGTACCGGTGTCGAAGTGGAGACAAGGGATATTTCCCTCGCCGGCAGGATTATTGCCAACTTTCCGGATAATCTTACTGACGACCAGAAAATTTCCGATCAGCTTGCCGAACTTGGCGAGCTTGCCCTGAAGCCTGAAGCCAACATTATCAAGCTGCCCAATATCAGCGCCTCGATTCCTCAGCTCAAAGCAGCGATCGCGGAACTGCAGGATCATGGGTACAAGGTGCCCGATTACCCTGAAGCTCCTGCAACCGATGCAGAAAAAGAGATTCAGACCCGTTATGCGAAAGTACTTGGCAGTGCCGTGAACCCTGTGCTGCGTGAAGGCAATTCCGATCGTCGGGCGCCGCTTTCGGTGAAACAGTTCACAAAGAAGCACCCCCACAGGATGGGCGCATGGAGCAGCGATTCCATGTCGCACGTTGCTCACATGAAAGATGGCGATTTCTACGGCAGCGAGAAATCCCTTACCGTCGGAGCCCCGACCAGCGTACGTATCGAGTTCGTTGACGGCAGCGGCAACGTCAAGGTGCTCAAGGAAAAAACCGCGCTGCTTGAAGGCGAAGTGATCGATACCGCCGTGATGAACGTTCGCTCACTGCGACAGTTTTTCGCCGATCAGATCGCCGATGCCAGAGAGTCCGGCATTCTCCTCTCGCTGCATCTGAAAGCTACCATGATGAAAGTTTCCGACCCGGTCATGTTCGGTCACGCGGTTACGGTATTTTTCAAGGATGTGTTCGAAAAACATGCGGCCGTGATCAAGGAACTCGGCGTGAACGTCAATAACGGACTTGGTGATCTGTACGCTAAAATCCGGAATCTTCCGGAAGAACAGCGTGCAGGGATCGAGTCTGACATACAGGCTGTTTATCCTGCCCGTCCGGCGCTTGCCATGGTCGATTCCGACAAGGGCATCACCAATCTGCATGTGCCGAACGATATTATCGTGGACGCCTCGATGCCGGTTGTCATTCGTGATTCAGGTAAAATGTGGGGTCCGGACGGCAAGCTGCACGACACCAAAGCCATGATTCCCGATCGCTGTTATGCAACCATGTACCAGGCGATGGTAGAAGATTGTCAGAAAAACGGAGCATTCGATCCTGCAGTCATCGGCACCGTGCCTAATGTCGGACTGATGGCCCAGAAAGCCGAAGAGTACGGTTCGCACGACAAAACCTTCATGGCCCCGGGCAATGGCTCTATCCGCGTCGTCGACGCATCCGGTTCCGTTCTGATGGAGCAGAAGGTTGAAGAGAACGATATTTTCAGAATGTGCCAGGTCAAGGATGCACCGATTCGCGACTGGGTGAAACTTGCCGTCAACCGTGCGAGAGCGACCGGATCTCCGGCCGTATTCTGGCTCGACAGCAACCGTGCACATGACCGCGAGATCATCGCCAAGGTTAACGAGTACCTCAAGGAGCACGATACAACCGGCCTTGAGATCTGTATTCTTCATCCGGTCGAAGCCATGAAGTTCACTCTCGAGCGGTTCAGGGCCGGCAACGATACCATTTCGGTGACAGGCAACGTGCTTCGCGACTATCTGACCGATCTGTTTCCGATCATCGAACTTGGCACCAGTGCGAAAATGCTCTCCATCGTTCCGCTTATGAACGGAGGCGGGCTTTTTGAAACCGGCGCAGGCGGTTCCGCTCCGAAACACGTGCAGCAGTTCCAGAAAGAGGGCTACCTTCGCTGGGATTCTCTGGGCGAGTTCTCGGCACTTGCCGCATCGCTGGAGCACCTTGCAAAGGCATTCAATAACAGCAAAGCCCAGGTGCTTGCCGATACGCTCGACCAGGCTATCGGGAAATTCCTCGATAACAGCAAATCGCCGGCTCGCAAGGTCGGCCAGATCGACAATCGCGGAAGCCACTTCTATCTTGCTCTTTATTGGGCTCAGGCGCTTGCGGCACAGAGCACTGATCAGGAACTTCAGGCCCGTTTTGTCGAAGTTGCCGGACAGCTTGCCGAAAACGAGGAGAAGATCAACGCAGAGCTCATCGGAGCGCAGGGAAGTCCGGTTGATATGGGCGGCTACTACCATCCGAACGACGAACTGACCAGAAAGGCCATGCGTCCGAGCGCTACGTTCAATGCGATCATCGACGCACTGTAA
- a CDS encoding murein L,D-transpeptidase catalytic domain family protein: MFRKRTIIAFSGLLTLLLLTGAILLSVQEKVSPEAYRAAFAALDAYRTEHPQERPRMLAVADYSKPSYLKRMALIDLKTGEQTFHLVAHGKRSGELYARFFSDTPESNMSSPGLYRVLDPYRGDHGTAMRLEGLEPGRNGNAFRRDIVLHSADYVSLRYILLNLVTFNGPRIGRSNGCFVVSRGDIEDIVNRFGSDGFLYAWAEEPEERE, encoded by the coding sequence ATGTTCAGAAAAAGAACGATCATCGCATTTTCAGGACTCCTCACGCTGCTCCTGCTCACAGGAGCAATCCTGCTCTCCGTTCAGGAAAAGGTCTCGCCCGAAGCCTATCGGGCGGCATTTGCGGCACTCGACGCCTACCGGACAGAACACCCGCAGGAGCGACCCCGCATGCTCGCTGTCGCAGATTACTCGAAGCCCTCTTATCTGAAGCGGATGGCGCTCATCGACCTGAAAACAGGAGAACAGACCTTCCATCTCGTCGCGCACGGCAAAAGATCCGGAGAACTGTACGCCCGTTTTTTTTCAGATACTCCCGAATCGAATATGAGCAGTCCGGGGCTTTACCGGGTGCTCGATCCCTACCGGGGCGACCACGGAACGGCAATGCGGCTCGAAGGACTCGAACCGGGCCGCAACGGAAATGCCTTCCGTCGTGATATCGTATTGCACTCGGCCGATTACGTGTCGCTGCGCTATATTCTTCTGAATCTCGTCACCTTCAACGGGCCGAGAATCGGCAGAAGCAACGGCTGTTTCGTGGTATCAAGGGGAGATATTGAGGACATCGTCAACAGGTTCGGCTCCGACGGGTTTTTATATGCCTGGGCTGAAGAACCTGAAGAAAGGGAGTGA